Proteins from one Nicotiana tabacum cultivar K326 chromosome 23, ASM71507v2, whole genome shotgun sequence genomic window:
- the LOC107792057 gene encoding protein neprosin-like has protein sequence MLMQRKVVLQILMVLYVLLSYDGVQGEIKLSKVEDLELEKQLKLLNKPATKIIKTKYGDIYDCVDFYKQPAFDHPLLKNHDFHPKMKPTLARTRQNSNTSATNWSSSIWLKERGCPFGTVPIKRVIKDDLIRHRSIPSPEAISYEVQFININNNTESKRSYISSQGYKLASAQVQNNTNNNFAGAEMTASLWNPHVEGQQHSACRLKIQKGSDILQVGWRVDPTLYKDNKTRLFVHFQAGNTHCFNALCPGFVLVNTELPVDMVFDEISHRGDQQMAEITMFIDRDLANGNWWLLIGENNEQVGFWPQAIFTDLASFATNVEMGGVAYSPPGVPEPPMGAGCSLAVDPRYDAYCRRPNVLNDKGETIPIVESMNVQVSDSNLYDVLDIPYFRSGKEHFVLYGGHGEVDTSC, from the exons ATGTTGATGCAGCGAAAGGTTGTTCTACAAATTTTGATGGTGCTATATGTTCTTCTGAGTTATGACGGAGTTCAAGGAGAAATAAAATTATCCAAAGTAGAGGATTTAGAGTTGGAGAAGCAACTTAAACTTTTGAACAAGCCAGCAACCAAAATAATTAAG ACAAAATATGGGGATATATACGATTGTGTTGATTTCTACAAACAACCTGCGTTTGATCATCCATTATTAAAGAATCACGATTTTCATCCCAAG ATGAAACCTACTTTAGCTAGGACACGGCAAAATTCAAATACCTCAGCAACTAATTGGTCATCTAGCATATGGTTAAAGGAAAGAGGTTGTCCTTTCGGAACAGTTCCTATTAAAAGAGTAATCAAAGATGATCTTATTAGACACAGAAGTATTCCGTCACCAGAAGCTATCTCATATGAAGTTCAATTTATTAAT ATTAACAACAATACTGAGTCAAAAAGAAGTTACATATCGTCGCAGGGATACAAG CTTGCATCAgcccaagttcaaaataatacGAATAATAATTTTGCGGGAGCCGAAATGACAGCTAGTTTATGGAATCCTCATGTTGAAGGTCAACAACACAGTGCATGCCgattaaaaattcaaaaagggTCAGATATTTTACAAGTTGGTTGGAGA gtgGATCCAACATTATACAAGGACAACAAGACTAGGCTTTTTGTACATTTTCAG GCTGGTAATACACATTGCTTCAATGCACTATGTCCTGGATTTGTCCTAGTAAATACTGAGTTACCTGTTGATATGGTCTTTGATGAGATTTCACACCGTGGAGATCAACAAATGGCGGAGATCACAATGTTTATCGACCGG GATCTAGCTAATGGAAACTGGTGGCTTTTGATTGGTGAAAACAACGAACAAGTTGGCTTTTGGCCTCAAGCGATTTTCACTGACTTGGCAAGCTTTGCAACTAACGTTGAGATGGGAGGAGTTGCATATAGTCCACCAGGTGTGCCTGAACCTCCAATGGGTGCCGGTTGCTCGCTTGCTGTAGATCCTAGATATGATGCTTATTGTCGGAGACCTAATGTTTTAAATGATAAAGGTGAGACGATACCCATAGTAGAATCAATGAACGTCCAAGTTAGTGATTCtaatttgtatgatgttttggaTATACCATATTTTAGAAGTGGAAAGGAGCATTTTGTATTGTATGGAGGACATGGTGAGGTCGATACATCATGTTAA